A genomic stretch from Candidatus Thiothrix anitrata includes:
- a CDS encoding right-handed parallel beta-helix repeat-containing protein, with protein MATTHFVIPGTVFAWNRVKAGDMVLLKSGDHGDLIINNVGDHTALVNVIPENGAIITLNRLVINTCTNLVFNGKGKVTIRSKGQTSADVPLVSVLGGQGNVVQWCYIHTAASRTGWQTAQWLKARDGVFVAGDDCKISNNTIHNVRTGITLRGWSCDAMSNTIDGFCVDGIRMLADYTTAADNVIMHSFLGNPNNHNDAIQLWNASAPNPMEGILNGVIIQRNRIFNRSTAPGGLRDMQGIGCFDGVIRRALIRDNVVQTDHYHGISLGVAEYCTISGNTVVGTNPSSVRQPWIMIGTNKTNRLSWRNTVTNNKAMDFKLSGNYTATGNQDLEPTQVASLMPVDALEPLLSAVA; from the coding sequence ATGGCTACAACGCATTTTGTGATACCGGGCACGGTATTCGCTTGGAACAGGGTCAAAGCCGGGGATATGGTTTTGTTAAAATCCGGCGACCACGGTGATTTAATCATTAATAACGTCGGCGATCACACCGCACTCGTCAATGTCATACCAGAAAACGGCGCAATCATTACCTTAAACCGCTTGGTCATTAATACTTGCACCAATTTGGTATTCAATGGCAAGGGCAAAGTCACTATCCGCAGTAAAGGACAAACCTCTGCCGATGTACCGCTGGTATCGGTATTGGGCGGACAAGGCAATGTGGTGCAATGGTGCTACATCCACACCGCCGCAAGCCGCACCGGCTGGCAAACCGCACAATGGCTGAAAGCGCGTGATGGGGTGTTTGTCGCAGGTGATGATTGCAAAATCAGCAATAATACTATTCACAATGTACGCACTGGCATTACCTTGCGCGGCTGGAGTTGCGATGCAATGTCTAACACCATCGACGGTTTTTGCGTGGATGGCATTCGGATGTTGGCGGATTACACCACCGCTGCTGATAACGTCATCATGCATTCGTTCCTAGGCAATCCGAATAATCACAATGACGCGATTCAGTTGTGGAATGCTTCCGCACCTAATCCAATGGAAGGTATTTTAAACGGAGTGATTATCCAGCGTAACCGTATTTTTAACCGTTCAACTGCACCGGGCGGTTTGCGTGATATGCAGGGTATCGGGTGTTTTGATGGGGTCATTCGCCGCGCACTCATCCGTGATAACGTCGTACAAACCGACCATTATCATGGCATTAGCTTGGGTGTCGCTGAATATTGCACCATCAGTGGCAATACCGTGGTCGGCACTAACCCTAGCAGCGTGCGCCAACCTTGGATTATGATCGGAACCAATAAAACCAATCGCTTAAGTTGGCGCAATACGGTAACGAACAACAAAGCAATGGACTTCAAACTCAGCGGCAATTACACCGCAACCGGCAATCAGGATTTGGAACCGACACAAGTAGCCAGTTTAATGCCGGTTGACGCACTCGAACCACTACTGTCGGCGGTCGCCTGA
- a CDS encoding DUF3368 domain-containing protein, whose product MSQQIVITDASPLIALARIGHIHLLRELFSEVWITETVRQEVLLGGQFSDAAPIDAAIQAGWLQVELLPETLPSPAGVAAYVAGLDPGETSAILWAAGLQQTGQRVLLLMDEMKGRAVARRLSLEIMGSAGIIATAKRLGLIPQARPLLEKLQASGYYLSPTVAEMALKIAGEA is encoded by the coding sequence ATGAGTCAACAAATAGTCATTACCGATGCCAGCCCGTTGATTGCACTGGCACGCATTGGTCACATTCACTTGTTGCGCGAATTGTTTAGTGAAGTCTGGATCACTGAAACCGTTCGACAGGAAGTGTTGCTGGGTGGTCAGTTTAGCGATGCTGCGCCAATTGATGCTGCGATACAGGCAGGGTGGTTACAAGTGGAATTGCTGCCAGAAACCTTGCCAAGCCCTGCGGGTGTAGCTGCGTATGTCGCGGGGCTAGACCCCGGTGAAACCAGTGCGATTTTATGGGCGGCGGGGCTGCAACAAACGGGGCAACGTGTATTGTTGCTCATGGATGAAATGAAAGGGCGAGCAGTGGCGCGGCGTTTATCGCTAGAAATCATGGGCAGTGCGGGGATCATCGCCACTGCCAAACGATTGGGACTGATTCCACAAGCGCGTCCGTTACTGGAAAAATTACAGGCTTCAGGGTATTACCTGTCACCTACAGTGGCGGAAATGGCGTTGAAAATTGCGGGAGAAGCGTGA
- a CDS encoding pyridoxal-phosphate-dependent aminotransferase family protein, giving the protein MTVKSFHPPVRTLMGPGPSDVSPRVLGAMARPTLGHLDPVFVGMMDEVKAMLQYAFQTKNELTMAVSAPGSAGMETCFVNLVEPGDKVIVCQNGVFGGRMKENVERCGATAIMVMDDWGKPVDPNKVEAALKTNPDAKVVAFVHAETSTGAQSDAQTLVKLAHDYGCLTIVDAVTSLAGTPLKVDEWEIDAIYSGTQKCLSCVPGISPVSFSERAVERIKNRKTPVQSWFMDLSLVMAYWGGAGKRAYHHTAAVNALYALHESLVMLQEEGLENSWARHARNHQALKAGIEAMGLRFVVDEAYRLPQLNSVTLPEGIDEAAVRSALLNDYSLEIGAGLGALAGKIWRIGLMGFASNEKNVLNCLGALDAVLSGMNAQINSGVAVRAAKQAFAQ; this is encoded by the coding sequence ATGACCGTGAAATCTTTCCACCCACCCGTTCGTACCCTCATGGGGCCTGGCCCTTCCGACGTTAGCCCGCGTGTATTGGGCGCAATGGCTCGCCCGACGCTGGGGCATCTTGACCCCGTATTCGTCGGCATGATGGACGAAGTGAAAGCGATGTTGCAATACGCTTTCCAAACCAAAAATGAGCTGACGATGGCGGTTTCTGCACCCGGTTCTGCGGGCATGGAAACTTGCTTTGTGAATCTGGTTGAGCCGGGTGATAAGGTCATCGTTTGCCAAAACGGTGTGTTCGGCGGACGCATGAAGGAAAACGTCGAGCGTTGTGGCGCGACCGCGATCATGGTGATGGATGACTGGGGCAAGCCGGTTGACCCAAACAAAGTTGAAGCCGCACTCAAGACAAATCCTGATGCTAAAGTCGTGGCATTTGTTCACGCCGAAACCTCCACGGGTGCGCAATCCGACGCGCAAACGTTGGTGAAACTGGCACACGATTACGGTTGTTTGACCATCGTGGATGCGGTCACTTCATTGGCAGGTACGCCGCTGAAAGTGGATGAGTGGGAAATCGACGCGATTTATTCCGGTACGCAAAAATGTTTGTCGTGTGTCCCCGGTATTTCCCCAGTAAGCTTTAGTGAACGTGCGGTGGAACGCATTAAAAATCGCAAAACGCCGGTGCAAAGCTGGTTCATGGACTTGAGTCTGGTCATGGCTTACTGGGGTGGTGCGGGCAAACGCGCTTACCACCACACTGCTGCGGTCAATGCCCTGTACGCGCTGCACGAATCGCTGGTGATGTTGCAAGAGGAAGGCTTGGAAAACTCATGGGCACGTCATGCACGTAACCATCAAGCACTGAAAGCCGGTATCGAAGCAATGGGCTTGCGTTTCGTGGTGGATGAAGCTTACCGCTTGCCACAGCTGAACTCCGTCACCCTGCCCGAAGGCATAGATGAAGCGGCAGTACGTAGCGCGTTGCTCAACGATTACAGTCTGGAAATCGGTGCAGGCTTGGGCGCATTGGCAGGCAAAATCTGGCGCATCGGCTTGATGGGCTTTGCCAGCAACGAAAAGAACGTGCTGAATTGCTTGGGCGCGTTGGATGCGGTGTTATCCGGCATGAATGCGCAGATTAATAGCGGTGTCGCGGTTCGGGCGGCGAAGCAGGCGTTCGCGCAATAA
- the tsaD gene encoding tRNA (adenosine(37)-N6)-threonylcarbamoyltransferase complex transferase subunit TsaD, producing the protein MRVLGIETSCDETGVAIYDTDNGLLAHRLFSQIAMHAEYGGVVPELASRDHIRRVLPLVREVLSDAQMSMGDIQGVAYTAGPGLIGALLTGASIARSLAWGLGVPAVGVHHMEGHLLAPMLEDLPPELPFVALLVSGGHTMLVDVPRIGEYHILGESVDDAAGEAFDKTAKLMGLDYPGGPLLAKLAEQGRPGQYKFPRPMVDRPGCDFSFSGLKTFSLTTWQNSSQTPQDKADIALAFEEAVVDTLFIKCRRALEQAGRKCLVVAGGVGANRRLRARLATLNAQVSFPRLAFCTDNGAMIAYAGALRLQAGANEAAVFQARPRWSLTELNSL; encoded by the coding sequence ATGCGCGTTCTTGGAATAGAAACCTCTTGCGACGAAACTGGTGTCGCAATTTATGACACTGATAACGGTTTATTAGCACATCGCTTATTTAGCCAAATCGCGATGCACGCCGAATACGGCGGAGTGGTTCCAGAGCTGGCCTCGCGTGACCATATACGCCGTGTGCTGCCCTTGGTGCGCGAGGTATTGAGCGATGCGCAAATGAGTATGGGCGATATTCAAGGGGTGGCTTACACCGCTGGCCCCGGCTTGATTGGAGCGTTACTAACGGGTGCATCCATTGCGCGTTCTTTAGCTTGGGGTTTAGGAGTTCCCGCAGTAGGCGTACACCACATGGAAGGCCATTTACTCGCGCCGATGCTGGAAGACCTCCCCCCAGAATTGCCATTTGTAGCATTACTAGTATCAGGTGGACACACCATGCTGGTGGATGTGCCTCGCATTGGCGAGTACCACATTTTGGGAGAAAGCGTTGACGATGCCGCAGGGGAAGCCTTCGACAAGACCGCCAAATTGATGGGTTTGGATTATCCCGGCGGTCCGTTATTGGCAAAACTAGCCGAACAAGGCAGACCGGGGCAATATAAATTCCCGCGCCCGATGGTGGATCGCCCTGGGTGTGATTTCAGTTTCAGTGGGTTAAAAACCTTTTCACTAACAACTTGGCAAAACTCCTCACAAACCCCGCAGGATAAAGCCGATATTGCGCTGGCGTTTGAAGAGGCGGTTGTGGACACCTTGTTTATCAAATGCCGTCGTGCTTTAGAGCAAGCGGGACGCAAATGCTTGGTGGTCGCCGGGGGCGTGGGCGCGAATCGGCGGTTACGGGCGCGACTGGCAACCTTGAATGCGCAAGTGTCTTTCCCTCGTCTCGCATTTTGTACCGACAATGGCGCAATGATTGCTTACGCGGGGGCGTTACGTTTACAAGCAGGCGCGAATGAAGCTGCGGTGTTTCAGGCGCGTCCGCGCTGGTCGCTCACCGAGTTAAACAGCTTATAA
- a CDS encoding restriction endonuclease subunit S translates to MRKTLTPTPLPEVEGLRQGMYKEYRLKDITTKIGSGATPKGGHESYQEEGIPLIRSLNVYDDGFRTSGLAYLDDQQAKKLSNVTVQENDVLLNITGASVARCCIVPSDLVPARVNQHVSIIRVKPELVDSKFLSILLTSKKYKDLLLHHGESGSTRQAITKLQLEEFVVCLPPLPEQTRIVAILDEAFANISQAVANAEKNLANARELFDSYLNEVFTRKGEGWEERSFTDICDITSKLVDPRKPENVNLPHIGAGNIVSNTGALIDVKTALEEELISGKFLFDDTMILYSKIRPYLKKVCRPEFSGLCSADVYPLTPNKAVLDKNFLFHMLLSDKFTKFAIMGSDRAGMPKVNRNHLFSYRCFLPNIKEQKYFADCIDELAQKTQELEDVYRRKLAALAELKQALLQKAFTGELTVANHLHPQ, encoded by the coding sequence ATGAGAAAGACCCTCACCCCAACCCCTCTCCCAGAGGTAGAGGGGCTAAGACAAGGAATGTATAAAGAATATCGACTAAAAGATATAACGACAAAGATTGGTAGTGGTGCTACGCCGAAAGGCGGTCACGAATCTTACCAAGAGGAAGGCATTCCCTTAATACGCAGTTTAAATGTTTATGACGATGGCTTTAGAACGTCGGGTTTGGCTTATTTAGATGACCAACAAGCAAAAAAGCTGTCTAATGTTACTGTGCAAGAAAATGATGTTCTTTTGAATATTACGGGAGCATCTGTTGCTCGTTGTTGCATAGTGCCAAGTGATCTTGTGCCAGCAAGAGTAAATCAGCATGTTTCAATTATTAGGGTGAAGCCTGAGTTAGTCGATTCAAAGTTTCTTTCAATATTACTGACTTCAAAGAAATATAAAGATTTGTTATTGCATCATGGTGAATCAGGCTCGACTAGACAGGCAATTACAAAACTGCAACTGGAAGAGTTTGTTGTTTGCCTTCCACCACTCCCCGAACAAACCCGCATTGTCGCCATTCTCGATGAAGCCTTTGCCAACATCAGTCAAGCGGTTGCCAACGCTGAAAAGAACCTTGCCAATGCCCGCGAGTTGTTCGACAGCTATTTGAATGAAGTGTTTACACGCAAGGGCGAGGGATGGGAAGAAAGATCGTTTACTGATATTTGTGATATTACATCAAAATTGGTTGACCCACGCAAACCTGAAAATGTTAATTTACCCCATATTGGTGCTGGTAATATCGTATCCAATACTGGTGCTTTAATTGATGTAAAAACAGCACTTGAAGAAGAGTTAATATCTGGAAAATTTCTCTTTGATGATACGATGATTTTGTATAGTAAAATACGACCGTATCTTAAAAAAGTTTGTAGACCTGAATTTTCAGGCTTGTGCAGTGCTGATGTTTACCCACTAACACCCAATAAAGCAGTGCTCGATAAAAACTTTCTTTTCCATATGTTGCTTAGTGACAAGTTCACTAAGTTTGCAATAATGGGATCAGATAGAGCAGGAATGCCAAAAGTTAATCGCAATCACTTATTTAGTTATCGCTGCTTTTTACCCAATATCAAAGAACAAAAGTATTTTGCAGATTGTATTGATGAATTAGCTCAAAAAACACAAGAGCTTGAGGATGTTTATCGGCGGAAGTTGGCTGCGTTGGCAGAGTTGAAGCAGGCGTTATTGCAGAAGGCGTTTACGGGCGAGTTGACGGTGGCTAACCATCTGCATCCACAATAA
- a CDS encoding UPF0175 family protein yields MQVVNIRQLKTNPSVALREAKRELMMVTNRDKPDALLVSMEQLSGIPNLEQVRLVLGVAMFRDKLLSLAAAAKVAGKSLSEMLTLVSNMGIPVVDYSEEEAAAEAAFAEKWINERQAQQAIKAA; encoded by the coding sequence ATGCAAGTTGTCAATATACGCCAACTCAAGACCAATCCATCGGTTGCGTTGCGTGAAGCAAAGCGTGAACTCATGATGGTCACAAACCGTGATAAACCGGATGCACTCTTGGTTAGCATGGAGCAATTGTCTGGTATCCCCAATCTTGAGCAAGTGCGCTTGGTTCTCGGTGTCGCGATGTTTCGGGACAAATTGCTTTCGCTTGCAGCAGCGGCAAAAGTTGCGGGCAAATCGTTATCTGAAATGTTGACGCTGGTTTCTAATATGGGCATTCCGGTAGTCGATTATTCGGAAGAAGAAGCGGCAGCAGAGGCCGCTTTTGCAGAAAAATGGATTAACGAACGGCAAGCACAACAGGCTATAAAAGCGGCATGA
- the hsdR gene encoding EcoAI/FtnUII family type I restriction enzme subunit R translates to MTPELDLNEANTRAEFIEEHLRESQWGERHTRHSRIDREHVISIGKLLGSGQRASTRPADFVLLYKGHKLAVIEAKRIRRHPTEGVQQAKDYAALLKIRFAYATNGKQIYRIDMLTAQETYVDRYPTPEELWHATFAQPNDWRDRFSTTPFEDKSGSWQPRYYQHNAIEAALEALINGKDRILLTLATGTGKTAIAFQIAWKLFHSRWNVKAWRGDTSVDRQPRILFLADRNILANQAYNAFSAFPEDAMVRISPNAIRKKKAVPKNGNLFFTIFQTFMTDTKDAAGNLTPSFGDYPPDFFDLIIIDECHRGGANDEGSWRGIMDYFNTAVQIGLTATPKRDGNVDTYKYFGEAVYTYSLKEGINDGFLTPFRIKRIVSTLDEYTHATDDEVLEGEVEEGRTYTEAEMNQLVEIEDRERHRVKTFMNLIDQSEKTLVFCATQQHALAVRNLINRMKRSTQPNYCVRVAADDGKEGERLLSAFQDNEKNIPTILTTSRKLSTGVDARNVRNIILMRPVTSMIEFKQIVGRGTRLFDFKDYFTLYDFVKAYEHFKDPEWDGEPEVCKVCNERVCICEAGDKPTPSIRAPNDCLQPPKRAKVKLAAGKADKIQNLISTEFLGDDGKPMSVQDYLQQFYTALPEFFKDEEELRALWSQPETRQGLLDGLQAKGYAAQQLQVISRAVNAERSDLFDVLAHIAFSLPAKTREERVATHKTRIYQGYNYKQREFIEFVLGHYVDDGITELAPTKLKTFIDLKYQGIRDMPEELGKAADVKKLFVEFQQRLYAPL, encoded by the coding sequence ATGACTCCAGAACTCGACCTCAACGAAGCCAATACCCGCGCCGAATTCATCGAGGAACACCTGCGGGAATCGCAATGGGGCGAACGCCACACACGCCATTCACGCATTGACCGTGAACACGTCATTTCCATCGGTAAATTGCTCGGTAGCGGACAACGCGCCAGCACCCGCCCTGCCGATTTCGTACTGCTCTACAAAGGTCACAAACTCGCCGTCATCGAAGCCAAACGCATCCGCCGCCATCCCACCGAAGGCGTGCAACAAGCCAAAGATTACGCCGCACTGTTGAAGATTCGTTTTGCCTACGCCACCAACGGCAAGCAGATTTACCGTATCGACATGCTCACCGCGCAAGAAACCTACGTCGACCGCTATCCGACCCCAGAAGAGCTATGGCACGCCACCTTTGCCCAGCCGAACGATTGGCGCGACCGTTTCAGCACGACCCCGTTTGAAGACAAAAGCGGCTCATGGCAACCGCGCTACTACCAACACAACGCCATTGAAGCCGCCCTCGAAGCCCTCATCAACGGCAAAGACCGTATCCTTCTCACGCTGGCAACCGGCACTGGCAAAACCGCGATAGCGTTCCAAATTGCATGGAAATTGTTCCACAGCCGCTGGAATGTCAAAGCATGGCGCGGTGATACCAGCGTTGACCGCCAACCGCGCATCCTGTTTCTGGCTGATCGCAATATCCTCGCCAATCAAGCCTACAACGCCTTTTCCGCCTTCCCCGAAGATGCAATGGTGCGAATTTCGCCCAACGCGATCCGCAAGAAAAAAGCCGTACCCAAAAACGGCAACCTGTTTTTCACGATTTTCCAAACCTTCATGACCGACACCAAGGACGCGGCGGGCAACCTGACTCCCAGCTTTGGTGATTACCCGCCCGACTTTTTCGACCTGATCATTATTGACGAATGCCACCGTGGCGGCGCGAACGACGAAGGCAGTTGGCGCGGCATCATGGACTATTTCAACACAGCGGTACAAATCGGTTTAACCGCTACGCCCAAACGCGACGGCAATGTTGATACCTACAAATACTTTGGCGAAGCGGTCTACACCTACTCGCTCAAGGAAGGCATTAATGACGGCTTCCTGACCCCGTTTCGGATCAAGCGCATTGTCAGCACCCTGGACGAATACACCCACGCAACCGACGACGAAGTGCTGGAAGGCGAAGTGGAAGAGGGCAGAACCTACACCGAAGCCGAAATGAATCAGTTGGTGGAAATCGAAGACCGCGAACGCCATCGGGTCAAAACCTTCATGAACCTGATCGACCAAAGCGAAAAAACCTTGGTGTTTTGCGCCACCCAACAACACGCTTTAGCAGTGCGCAACCTCATCAACCGGATGAAACGCAGCACCCAACCGAATTACTGCGTGCGCGTCGCGGCGGATGATGGCAAAGAAGGCGAACGCTTGCTGAGTGCGTTTCAGGATAACGAAAAGAACATCCCGACGATTTTGACCACTTCCCGCAAACTCTCTACTGGCGTGGATGCACGGAATGTGCGCAATATCATCCTGATGCGCCCCGTCACCAGCATGATCGAATTCAAGCAAATCGTAGGGCGGGGCACGCGCCTATTCGATTTCAAGGATTACTTCACCCTTTATGACTTCGTGAAAGCCTATGAACATTTCAAAGACCCCGAATGGGACGGCGAACCAGAGGTGTGCAAGGTCTGCAATGAACGGGTGTGCATCTGCGAGGCAGGCGACAAACCCACGCCGTCAATACGCGCACCAAACGACTGCCTACAACCACCCAAACGCGCCAAGGTAAAGCTGGCAGCAGGCAAAGCCGACAAGATTCAAAACCTGATTTCCACCGAATTCTTGGGCGACGATGGCAAACCGATGAGCGTGCAAGATTACCTGCAACAGTTTTACACTGCCCTGCCGGAATTTTTTAAGGACGAGGAAGAATTACGCGCCTTGTGGAGTCAGCCGGAAACGCGCCAAGGCTTGCTGGATGGCTTGCAGGCAAAAGGTTACGCCGCGCAACAATTACAAGTGATCAGCCGTGCGGTGAATGCCGAACGCAGCGATTTGTTTGATGTGTTGGCGCATATCGCGTTTTCATTACCTGCTAAAACCCGTGAAGAGCGTGTTGCTACGCACAAGACGCGGATTTACCAAGGCTACAACTACAAACAACGCGAATTCATCGAGTTTGTGCTGGGGCATTACGTCGATGATGGCATTACCGAATTAGCCCCGACCAAGCTGAAAACCTTCATCGACTTGAAATACCAAGGCATCCGCGATATGCCCGAAGAGTTGGGCAAAGCCGCTGATGTGAAAAAACTGTTCGTCGAATTTCAGCAACGCTTGTATGCACCATTATAG
- a CDS encoding formylglycine-generating enzyme family protein — MAISQLQIDAARAANVPSHFRDSYQSGGLAPEMTVIPPGRFEMGSEPDEYGHRREEYPRHLTTIPCAFAIGTYPITAVEFERFRQATEWFLRPELIWHTGRLPVINIRMEDVRLYLAWLSAETGQRYRLPTEAEWEYAARAGTTTPFYHGDDVSCREVHFNPFFPYKEGQEKRRWYMPRCFPSPKASETGIRTANAWGLHDMHGNVWEFTSNHWTSSHLYANRDGSASASADPHWYVTKGGSWFDPAVSARSAARKKRYLDELDTNLGFRVVREL; from the coding sequence TTGGCAATCAGTCAGTTACAGATTGATGCTGCAAGGGCAGCCAATGTGCCATCTCACTTCAGAGATAGCTATCAATCAGGGGGGTTAGCCCCGGAAATGACCGTGATTCCACCCGGACGCTTTGAAATGGGGTCGGAACCTGACGAGTACGGGCATCGTCGCGAAGAATACCCGCGTCATCTCACCACGATTCCGTGTGCGTTTGCGATTGGGACTTATCCCATTACTGCGGTCGAATTTGAACGGTTTCGGCAGGCAACGGAATGGTTTTTGCGCCCGGAATTGATTTGGCATACCGGGCGATTACCGGTGATTAATATTCGCATGGAAGATGTCAGACTTTATTTGGCGTGGCTCAGTGCGGAAACCGGGCAACGTTACCGCTTGCCGACCGAAGCGGAGTGGGAATACGCTGCCCGTGCTGGCACAACCACGCCGTTTTATCACGGTGATGATGTGAGTTGCAGGGAAGTGCATTTCAACCCGTTTTTTCCCTACAAGGAAGGTCAGGAAAAACGCCGCTGGTATATGCCCCGCTGTTTCCCTTCTCCCAAGGCCAGTGAAACCGGGATTCGCACGGCGAATGCTTGGGGTTTACATGATATGCATGGGAACGTGTGGGAATTCACCAGCAACCATTGGACAAGCTCCCACCTGTATGCGAATCGTGATGGTAGTGCGTCTGCTTCTGCTGACCCGCACTGGTATGTCACCAAGGGTGGTTCGTGGTTTGATCCGGCGGTGTCAGCTCGCAGTGCGGCACGCAAAAAACGTTACCTTGATGAACTCGACACCAATTTAGGTTTTCGGGTGGTGCGTGAGTTATAA
- a CDS encoding sialate O-acetylesterase, with amino-acid sequence MFLVGQINPEHPAFLMTDNIRHQQQRIQQQVPNTVLISTDGLGKMADRIHYDAQGQLQLGKRFAQAYIKRAKP; translated from the coding sequence TTGTTTCTTGTGGGGCAAATCAACCCGGAACACCCCGCTTTCCTGATGACTGATAATATTAGACATCAACAGCAACGCATCCAGCAGCAAGTGCCGAACACGGTGCTGATTTCAACCGATGGCCTAGGAAAAATGGCCGACCGCATCCATTATGATGCGCAAGGGCAACTGCAATTGGGAAAACGTTTTGCACAAGCCTACATTAAACGCGCAAAACCTTAA
- a CDS encoding class I SAM-dependent DNA methyltransferase encodes MFEQTFKNLDDVLWKEAGCSSELDYTEQSSWILFLKYLDDLEQEYEQEAELGDIPYEYIIDAEYRWSTWAAPKKDGKPDRDNAKTGTDLIRFVDNKLFPYLQSFKESASSPETIEYKIGEIFSEIKNKFASGYSLRDALELVDQLTFGSQAEKHELSALYESKIKNMGNAGRNGGEYYTPRPLIRAMIQVVQPRIGERIYDGACGSAGFLCEAFNYLRYDAAGNSAKLSTAQLQQLETKTLYGKEKKSLAYVIAIMNLILHGVDAPNIIHTNTLAENLADVQEKDRYHVILANPPFGGKERPEIQQNFPIKTGETAFLFLQHFIKYLKAKGRAAVVIKNTFLSNSDNASKALRQELLENCNLHTVLDCPSGTFIGAGVKTVVLFFDKGEPTQQVWYYQLDPGRNMGKTNPLNDNDLKEFIALQRTFADSEKSWSVKIADVDKDSFDLSVKNPNKQEAAALRDPQAILDEIAGLDAESKAILDVIRGLL; translated from the coding sequence ATGTTTGAACAAACCTTCAAAAATCTCGATGACGTATTGTGGAAAGAAGCGGGTTGCTCCTCGGAACTCGATTACACCGAACAATCGTCGTGGATTCTGTTTTTAAAATACCTCGATGATTTGGAACAGGAATACGAGCAGGAAGCCGAGCTTGGCGATATTCCTTACGAATACATTATTGATGCCGAATATCGTTGGTCGACGTGGGCAGCACCCAAAAAAGACGGCAAGCCTGACCGCGATAATGCCAAGACTGGCACTGATTTGATCCGCTTTGTGGATAACAAGCTGTTTCCGTATTTGCAGAGCTTCAAGGAATCCGCGTCGTCACCGGAGACGATTGAGTACAAAATCGGTGAGATTTTCAGCGAGATCAAGAACAAGTTTGCCAGCGGCTATTCCTTGCGGGATGCGCTGGAGTTGGTGGATCAACTGACGTTTGGTTCGCAGGCGGAAAAGCACGAGCTTTCGGCGTTGTATGAATCCAAGATCAAAAACATGGGCAATGCGGGGCGTAATGGCGGCGAATATTACACCCCGCGTCCGCTGATTCGGGCGATGATTCAGGTGGTGCAGCCGCGCATTGGTGAGCGTATTTATGACGGCGCGTGTGGGTCGGCGGGGTTCTTGTGCGAGGCGTTCAACTATTTGCGCTATGACGCGGCAGGCAACAGTGCCAAGCTGAGTACCGCCCAATTGCAGCAATTGGAAACCAAAACGCTGTACGGCAAGGAAAAGAAAAGTCTTGCGTATGTGATTGCGATTATGAACCTGATTTTGCACGGGGTGGATGCGCCGAACATTATCCACACCAATACGCTGGCGGAAAATCTGGCGGATGTGCAGGAAAAAGACCGCTATCACGTCATCCTTGCCAATCCGCCGTTTGGGGGTAAGGAACGCCCTGAAATCCAGCAGAATTTCCCGATCAAAACCGGCGAAACCGCGTTTTTGTTCCTGCAACATTTCATCAAATACCTCAAGGCGAAGGGGCGAGCGGCGGTGGTGATTAAGAACACCTTCCTGTCGAATTCGGATAATGCCTCCAAAGCGTTGCGGCAGGAATTGCTGGAAAATTGCAATTTGCATACCGTGCTGGATTGCCCTAGCGGGACGTTCATTGGTGCGGGTGTGAAAACGGTGGTGCTGTTTTTTGACAAGGGCGAGCCGACGCAACAGGTTTGGTATTACCAACTTGATCCCGGTCGTAATATGGGCAAAACCAACCCGCTCAACGACAACGACCTGAAAGAATTTATCGCGCTGCAACGCACGTTTGCCGACTCGGAAAAATCGTGGTCGGTGAAGATTGCCGATGTCGACAAAGACAGCTTCGACCTTTCCGTGAAGAATCCCAATAAGCAGGAAGCGGCGGCGTTGCGCGATCCGCAGGCTATTCTTGACGAGATTGCGGGGTTGGATGCGGAGAGTAAGGCGATTTTGGATGTGATTCGGGGGTTGTTGTGA